A stretch of the Vicinamibacteria bacterium genome encodes the following:
- a CDS encoding tetratricopeptide repeat protein, with protein MTRIASIVLAGLGLLGAPASASLEDAEAAVREGRYGEADEIFARESVANPTPRLYRRWVESLRLTGRIDEGLARIAAFVEKEPASVELENKRGELLYARGRVEEARAAFERAIEGRASDHLVAELNLAMLLFDEGKLDEALARFDRFIDVYNGSAQLSSEELVAVGIACRYLGATNPDLYKDALRVLDEAKAKDPSSHQPTIRAGELFLEKY; from the coding sequence GTGACCAGAATCGCGTCCATCGTGCTCGCCGGGCTCGGGCTTCTCGGTGCGCCCGCGTCGGCCAGCTTGGAGGATGCGGAGGCAGCCGTCCGCGAGGGGCGCTACGGCGAGGCGGACGAGATCTTCGCGCGGGAATCGGTCGCCAATCCCACCCCTCGCCTGTACCGGAGATGGGTGGAGTCCCTTCGTCTCACTGGCCGCATCGACGAGGGCCTGGCACGCATCGCCGCATTCGTCGAAAAAGAGCCCGCTTCGGTGGAGCTGGAGAACAAGCGGGGAGAGCTCCTCTACGCTCGCGGACGTGTGGAGGAAGCGCGGGCGGCGTTCGAGCGCGCCATCGAAGGTCGCGCCTCGGACCACCTGGTCGCCGAGCTGAATCTCGCCATGCTGCTCTTCGACGAGGGGAAGCTGGACGAGGCGCTCGCGCGATTCGATCGTTTCATCGACGTCTACAACGGAAGCGCGCAACTATCCTCCGAGGAGCTCGTGGCGGTTGGCATCGCCTGCCGGTATCTCGGGGCGACGAACCCCGACCTCTACAAGGACGCACTGCGGGTGTTGGATGAGGCCAAGGCCAAAGACCCGAGCTCGCACCAGCCTACCATCCGGGCAGGCGAGCTATTTCTGGAGAAGTAC